In Sphingopyxis macrogoltabida, the sequence ACACCGGTTCGGCGGGTTATGACCGCGCTGCCGATGTCGTCGCGCGCGCCTTCGCGGCGGCCGGGCTCAAGCCCGCCGGTAACGACGGCGGCTGGTTCCAGCCGGTGGCCATGGACGAGATCGCGATCACCCGCGCCGCATTGCGCGTCGGCGGCCGTCCGTTGACCTTCCTGCACGATTATCGCTTCACCCCCACGGCGGCGATGCCTTTGCAGTTCACCGCCCCGCTCGCCTATCGCGGCTATTGCGATGCGTCGGTACTGGGCACGGTCGCAGGCAAGATCGTCATCTGCCATGCGACGCGGCGCGCCGGACTGCCCGGCGATGCCGATCGCGAAGCCGCGGTCAAGGCGGCGGGCGGCATCGGCATATTGAGCATCGCCGACCCCGGCTTCACCGTCGAGCCACCGCGCTGGCCCGCTGCTTACGCGCGGCAGGTCAAGCTCGCGGGGGCACCCGCCGATACCGACCGCTTCGTGCGGATCGTCGTCAACGCGGACGCGCTCGGCACGCTAACCGGCAAGAGCGGCGCCGAAGCCGCCGACCTGATCGCGCGGGGCAGCCGCGGCGAGCCGCTGCCGGCGTTCGACATCGCCGATCCGCTCGACGCGCGTTTCGAGACCAAGGCCCGGTGGATCAGCTCGTCGAACGTGCTGGGGCTGCTGCCCGGGACCGATCCCGCGCGCGCCGGCGAAGCGATCGTCCTGTCCGCCCATCTCGACGGTTATGGCTATGGCGAGCCGATCGACGGCGACAATCTCTATAACGGCACGCTCGACGATGCCGCCTATGTCGCGCTGTTGATCCGCCTCGCGCAGCAGCGGCAGGGCAAGGGTTATGCGCGCCCGGTGCTGTTCGCGGCCTTTGCGGGCGAAGAAAAGGGCCTGCTCGGCGGCGAATATTTCGTCGCGCATCCGACGCTCCCCAAGGCGGCGCTGGCAGGGAACATCAACCTCGACCAGCTCCGGCCGATCTTCCCGCTCGATCTGCTCACCGTCCATGCGCTGGACGACAACAGCCTCGGCGCCGATGCCCGGGATGTGGCGGCGGGGCTGGGCGTCGCGGTCCAGCGCGACCCCGAACCCGAACGCAATATGCTGAAGCGCTCCGAGCATTGGGCGTTCATCAAGGCGGGCATCCCGGCGACGGGCTTCGTCTTCGGATATCGCCCGGGCACGAAGAGCGAGGAAATATACCGGCACTGGTACAAGACCGGCTATCACACGCCGCAGGACGATCCGGATCAGCCGATCGACTGGCAGGCGGCGGGCGATTTCAACCGCTTCTTTTACGCGCTGGTCGACCGGGTCGCGAACAAGGATAGCGCGCCGGGATGGAATGCGGGGAGTCCGCTGGCGCCGAAGCCCTAGGAAATTTGCGGTCGGGGAGTGACAGGAAGGAATGGCTGCTTTCGGCCGGGAGTGGACGTAAGTCGTTTGGAATTCCTCAATTGTGTCATTCCCGCGAAAGCGGGAACCCAGGGCGGGTTTACACTACTCTGGGTCCCCGCTTTCGCGGGGATGACAAAAGTTGGAAACGTCCGCTTCCTACCCCAGCCGCCAACGATACCGAGCCTGCAAGTCCTGGACCGCCAACGAAAAAGGGGCCGCAAGCGCGGCCCCTTTCCCTTGTTCGATAGCCGAAGGACTTAGTCCTTCAGGAAATCGGGCACATGGCCCTGATCTTCCGGACCGTCGTTGCGCTCGCGGCGCGGACCACGATCGCCACGGTCGCCGCCGTCGCGGCGCGGACCGCGATCGCGGCCACCGCCGCCACGCGGACCACGGTCACCGCGGTCGCCGTCGCGGCGCGGACCACGATCGCCGCGCGGTTCGCGCGGTTCGCGGGCCGGACGGGTGTCTTCCAGCTCTTCGCCGGTTTCCTGATCGACGACGCGCATCGACAGGCGGACCTTGCCGCGCTGGTCGATCTCAAGCACCTTGACCTTGACTTCCTGGCCTTCGGCGAGGACGTCCGAGACCTTCTCGACGCGTTCGTTCTTGATTTCGCTGACGTGGACGAGACCGTCCTTGCCGCCCATGAAATTCACGAACGCACCGAAATCGACAAGGTTGACGACCTTGCCGTCATAGATCTTGCCGACTTCGGCTTCCTCGACGATCCCGCTGATCCACTTGCGGGCCGCCTCGATCTGGTCGAGGTCGCTCGACGAAATCTTGATCAGGCCTTCGTCGTCGATGTCGACCTTGGCGCCGGTGGTCGCGACGATCTCGCGGATCACCTTGCCGCCGGTGCCGATGACGTCGCGGATCTTCGACTTGTCGATCTGCATCGTCTCGATACGCGGCGCGTGCGCCGACAATTCGCTGCGGGTTTCGCCGAGCGCCTTGTTCATTTCACCGAGGATGTGCGCGCGGCCTTCCTTGGCCTGGTTCAGCGCGGCTTCGAAGATCTCGCGCGTGATACCCGCGATCTTGATGTCCATCTGCATCGTGGTGATGCCTTCGGACGTGCCGGCGACCTTGAAGTCCATGTCGCCGAGGTGATCCTCGTCGCCCAGGATGTCCGACAGGATCGCATAATCCTTGCCTTCGAGGATCAGGCCCATCGCGATGCCCGAGACGGGGCGCTTGATCGGCACGCCGGCGTCCATCATCGCAAGGCTGCCGCCGCAAACCGACGCCATCGACGACGAGCCGTTCGACTCGGTGATGTCGCTGGTGAGGCGGATCGTGTAGGGGAATTCGTCCTTCGTCGGCAGCACCGGGTGCAGCGCACGCCACGCCAGCTTGCCATGGCCGACTTCGCGGCGGCCCGGGGCGCCGAAGCGGCCGACTTCGCCGACCGAATAGGGCGGGAAGTTATAGTGCAGCATGAAGTTCTGGTACGACAGGCCATTGAGGCCATCGACCATCTGTTCGCTTTCCTTGGTGCCGAGCGTTGCCGTGGCAATCGTCTGCGTTTCACCGCGGGTGAACAGCGCCGAGCCGTGGGCGCGGGGCAGGAAGTGCGTTTCGGCGACGATCGGGCGAATCTGGGTCGTCGTGCGGCCGTCGATGCGCTTGCCGTCCTTGAGGATGGCGCCGCGAACGATCTCGGCTTCCAGCTTCTTGGTCAGTTTGATGCCGGCCATGACGTCCTGCGGGCTGAGGCCATCCTCGGTGAACTGCGCCTTCGCCTTCGCGCGTGCTTCGTTCAGCGCGTTCGAGCGCGCCGACTTGTCAGTGAGCTTGTAGGCGGCGGCGATGTCCTTGCCGATCAGCTTCTTGAGCTTGTCCTTGATCGCGGCATTGTCGTCGCCGGCGGCGACTTCCCACGGATCCTTGGCGGCCTGCTCGGCGAGCTTGACGATCGCTTTCACGACTTCCTTGCACGCGTCGTGCGCGAACAGGACGGCGCCGAGCATGACCTCTTCCGACAGCTCGTTTGCTTCGGATTCGACCATCATCACCGCATCGTAAGTCGCGGCGACGACCAGATCGAGGTCGCCTTCGGCAACCTGCGCGTCGGTCGGGTTCAGGATATATTCGCCGTCGACATAACCGACGCGCGCAGCGCCGATCGGGCCCATGAAGGGCACGCCCGAGATGGTGAGCGCGGCCGACGCCGCAACCATCGCGAGGATGTCGGGCTCGTTGTGGCCGTCATAGCTCAGCACCTGAGCGATGGCGTTGATTTCGTTATAGAAACCTTCGGGGAACAGCGGGCGGATCGGACGGTCGATCAGGCGGCTGACGAGCGTTTCCTTTTCGGTCGCGCCGCGTTCGCGCTTGAAGAAGCCGCCCGGGATGCGGCCGGCAGCCGAATATTTTTCCTGATAATGGACGGTGAGCGGGAAGAAGTCCTGCCCGTCCTTCACCGACTTCGCGGCGGTCACGGCGCACAAAACGACCGTTTCGCCCAGCGTCGCCATCACGGCGCCGTCGGCCTGGCGGGCAACCTTGCCCGTTTCGAGCGTCAGCGTTTCACCGCCCCACTCGATCGATACTTTTTTCACGTCAAACATGTGGTTTCCTTCGCCCGCCGGGCCCTATGCCGGGCGGGGCCTCTGATTCCGGGCAATCCGGCCCGGGGCGGTTCAGGGCATCGGTCTGCCCTATGGCGGTCCCGCCGGATGCGGGAGCGGCCCTGCGGTCCGGCGCGATTGCACGGGACCAATATGACAGCGGCCCCGGAAGTCCGGGGCCGCCAGAAATTCTTATTTGCGGAGACCCAGCTTCGCGATCAGTGCCTGATAGCGTGCCTCGTCCTTCTTCTTCAGATAGTCGAGGAGGCTGCGGCGCTTGTTGACCATCATCAGCAGGCCGCGGCGGCTGTGATTGTCCTTGTGGTTCGCCTTGAAATGGTCGGTCAGATTGTTGATGCGGTCGGTCAGGATCGCGACCTGCACTTCCGGCGAGCCGGTATCACCCTGTTTGCGGGCATTGTCGTTGATGACTTCGGTCTTGCGCTCGGCGGTAATCGACATATGCAAACTTCCTTCGAACATCGTGTCAAAGATTGAAGCCGCGGACGACCTTCAGCGTTCCCGCCAAAGCCTCGATCAGGGCAACGGGACGCATTTCGCTGTCCCTTCCCCAATAGAGCCCGTCGTCCGTGCTACCCCCGGTCCAGACGCGACCCTGACGGATCGCCCCTGCCGCTTCCGGGGAAAGGTTCAGAGCCGGGATGTCGACCAGCCCTACCTCGAGCGGCAGAAATATTTCTGATTGGGCGGCCCCTTGGCCGAAAGCGTTTAATTTGTCCAGCGAAATCGCCTGTTCGAGCGTGAAGGGCCCGGCTTTCGTGCGGCGCAGCATCGTGACGTGGCCGACGCTACCGACGGCATGGGCAATGTCGCGGGCGAGGCTGCGGATATAGGTGCCTTTGGAGACATGCGCGGTGAGGGTGATAGATTCAAGCCGCCCCTCTCCCGCATCGCCGCCCGCGCGCAGCGAATGGACAGTGACGGCCCGCGCCTTCATCTCGACCGCTTCGCCTTTGCGGGCGCGGTCATAGGCGCGCTCGCCGTCGATCTTGATCGCCGAATAGGCCGGCGGCACCTGCTCGATCGGCCCGGTGAAGCGCGGCAGCACCGCCTCCACGTCGGCCAAGGTCGGCCGGATGTCACTCGTCGCGACAACCTCGCCCTCGGCATCGAGTCCTGCGGTCTCGGTCCCGAATGCAATCGTGAAGTCGTAAATCTTGCTGGCGTCGAGCATCCGGCCGCAGAGCTTGGTTGCCTCGCCGAGCGCAATCGGCAGCACGCCCGAGGCGAGCGGGTCGAGCGTCCCGCCGTGACCGACCTTGACCTTGCCCAGCCCCGCCTCGCGGCACACGCGCTTGACCGCGCCCACCGCCTGCGTCGATCCGAGCCCCACCGGTTTGTCGAGAATGATCCAGCCGTTCATCGCAGCGCCGCTAGGGCGCCGAGGCGGAGCTTGTCAATTTGGGCTTGTCAATTTTTGGCGGCCTTTTCGGCCTCGCGCGCCGCCTTTTGTTCTTCCTTCGTCGGCGGGGGCGCTGAGGTGACGAAGCTGGTCAGCATACAACGCTGGCCGCGCACGATCAGCGTCCCGAACTTGTCGAGCCGCGAGACGCCGCGCGTATCGACGCCGATCGCTTCGGCGAAGTCGAGATTGCGGCAGGTCCCGGCGAAGGTGCCGTAAAACCATTCGCCGCTGCGACCCTCGATCCAGATGCCGCGTTCGCGGTCGGCGCGCCAGTTGCGGATCGTGCTGTCGCTCGGGAAGGTGATGCTCGATTCGACGCCGAGCGCACGCGGCGCCTCAGCGGGCTCGGTGGCCGCCGCCGCAGAAAGGGGAAGCAGCATGGCGGCCAGGGAGAGTGCGAGTTTCTGTTTCATGGACGGCGGATAGCACAGCGAGTCTGAACCGGTGCTGACCCCTGCTACGAACGCGCGCGCCATTCCGCCGCCAACAACGACCACAGCCCGGTATCGCGGACATATCCGGTCCAGGTGATGCGTTCGGACCGCAGCACGCCTTCCTTCGTGCAACCGAGCTTGGCGACCGCCGCCTGGCTACGTTTGTTGCGCTCGTCGATGCGGAATTCGATGCGGCGGATGCCGGCGCCGAACGCATGGTCGAGCATCAGCCGCTTGACCCGCCCGTTGAAACCGGTGCCGCGCGCATCGGGATGGATATAGCTGTTGCCGATCTCGACCGTCTCCGCCGACCAGTCGGGGCGCAGATAGGCGGTCATTCCAACCAGCCGGTCGCCGTCGACGATCGCATAGGGCATGCGGGCATCGTGTCCGATCAGCGCGGTAAAGCTGGCATCGAAATGGTCGGGACCGAAACTCGACGAATAGATCGGCCAGATATCGGCGTCGGCGGCGCAGACGGCGCGCAGCGCCTCGCGATGCGTTTCCGCCAGCTTGACGAGGCGGAGGTCGCCATCCGCGAGTTCGACATAGAGACGGTCACGCATCGGCCAGCACCTTTGCTGCTTCGCGGCGCTTGGCCATGAAATGGCGCCGGCACATCGCGACATAACGATCGTTGCCGCCGATCTCGGTCTGCGCCCCTTCGACCACGGCGCGGCCATTTTCATCGACGCGCAGGTTCATCGTCGCCTTGCGTCCGCACTCGCACACCGCCTTCAATTCGACGAGCGCATCGGCGATGCCGAGCAGCGCCGCCGAGCCGGGAAACAGTGCCGCCGAAAAATCGGTGCGCAGGCCGTAGCAGAGCACCGGGATATTCGCCTCGTCGGCGAGCCGGGCGAGCTGGAAGACTTGTTCGCGCGACAGGAATTGCGCCTCGTCGACGAGGATGCAGGCCAGCGGGCGTTGCCGGTTTTCCGCATTCGCCGCTTCCCACAGGTCGCTGTCGGGGTCGAATTTATGCGCCTCGGCCATCAGCCCGATCCGGCTTGTCACCTGTCCGGCGCCGTAACGGTCGTCGAGCGCCGCGGTCCACAGCATCGTTTCCATGCCGCGCTCGCGATAATTGAAATCCGCCTGCAGCAGCGTCGTCGATTTGCCGGCGTTCATGCTGGCATAGTAGAAATAGAGCTTGGCCATGGGTGGGAGATACCGCGCCATTCCCTCTCCGTCACCCCGATCTGTGAGCGCAGCTTGACTCGCCCACCGCCGCTGTCATGCTGCATCCAAAGAGTGCAGCATATTCAGTGGGGAGAGCTGCGAATGCGCCTGATGCCGGTCAGCGATGCGATGTTCCTGGTGGGCGAGAGCCGCGAGATGCCGATGCATATCGGCGGCATCAATCTCTACACCTTGCCCGAAGGGGTCGACGAGACCGAGTGGCTCAACGAACAGCTCGCGCTGCTCCGGCAATCCGAAGGGCTGCGGCGCCCGTTCAGCGAGGTGCTGAAGCTCACCCCGCTCGGCCAATATGGCCCGATCCGCCTCGAACCCGACCGCGACATCGACATGCATTACCATGTCCGTGCCTCGGCGCTGCCCAAGCCGGGGCGCTATCGCGAGATGTTCGAACTCGCCTCGCGGCTCCATTCGGGACTGCTCGACCGCACCCGGCCCTTGTGGGAGATCACCCTGATCTCGGGCTTGCCCAATCGCCAGATCGCGACCTTCAAGAAGGTCCATCATGCGCTGATGGACGGCGCGGCGAGCATCCATTTCTACAATTCGATGTTGTCGGCGGACCCGAAGGAGCGGCGCGCCGCGTCGCCGCTGTCGGTCGAGGCCTATGAAGCGTATAAACGCCAGTTCCCGGCACCGAAGAAACCGCCGCGCCCCAACCTGATGGACATCAAGGCGATCGGCGATTTCCTGAAGGAGCAATGGGGCAACAGCGTTGGCGTGACCAAGGCGATGAACCAATATCTCGCCGCGATGTTCGGCCTTGGCGGCGACGGGCTGGTCACGCCCTTCGCCGGGGTACCGCGTACCAGCTTCAACCGCAACATTACCGGCGCGCGGCGCTTCGTCGCGCAAAGCTGGTCGCTGGAGCGCGTGCGTGCGGTCGGCAAGGCCTATGACGGAACGATCAACGACGCGGTGCTCGGCATGTGCGCGGGCGCGATGCGCAAATATCTGCAATCGCTGAACGAGCTACCAGACAAGCCGCTGAAAGCCATGGCGCCGGTGTCGATCCGGCCGAAGGACGATATCGATTCGGGCAATTCGGTCGCGTCGGTGACCGCCAATCTCGCGACGCATATCGACGATCCGGCGACACGCATGGCGATGATCCAGGAATCGATGAACTCCGCCAAGGCGCAGCTCCGCGCGATGACCGCGGGGCAGATCCAGCTCTATACGGCGATCACGAGCTTCCCGATGATGCTGACCGCACTGACACGCACCGCCGACAAATTCCCGGCGTACAGCGTAACGATTTCGAACGTTCCCGGCCCGCGCGAGCAGATGTACTGGAACGGCGCGCGGCTCGACGGCATGTATCCCGCGAGCATCCCCGTCGACGGCATGGCGATGAACATCACGCAGGTGTCGAATTTCAAGAATATCGACTTCGGCATCACCGCCTGCCGGCGGAGCGTGCCGCATGCGCAGCGGATGATCGATTATCTGGAGGAAGCGCTGGTCGAACTGGAGCAGGCAGCGGGGATTAAAATGCCGAAGGCGAAATAGACGCCCGCAGCGTCAGAATGCCGAATAGGGACCGTCGGTCGGGAAATCCCATTTGCCCTCGTCTGCGAGCAGACGGATCGAGTCTGCGACAACTGCGCCGGTGTCGACATCCGAGATCATCAGGAACGGTTTCCATTGCTTGTCGGCAGGAATCGGGACCGACATGTCGCCATAGAAAACGCACATGTCGGGGCGCGTCGCATAGACCCAAGCGAGCCGCCGCCCATCGCGCGACCATCTGACGCCGCTGCCGGAAGCCTCCATTTTGTCGACGGGAAGGCACGGCGAAACGCGGTGCGCTTGCGCAAGCCCGGCATCCAGATGACGCCGATGCTCCACGATTCCGGACGGCGTCACCTGAAACACACGCGGCTGCTCCAGGCCCGACCCGATCCAATGATTGATCAGGAACCAGTCGCGCCGCGGCGACCATCGCAGCACGAACGGCATGCTGTCATTGAGAGCAGGGATCGAACCGATGATTCGCCCGTGCGCATCCTCGATCCGAACGTCGTAGATTTCCTGTTCGCCGCCGGTGGGCGGCGTCTGAACGACCTTCCAGCGTCCGTCGGGCGACGTCGCCGATCGCGGACATATCACCATGAACTGCACGCTGCCGTCAGGATTGGCGCCGCTATTGTTGCAATCGGCATCGAGCGCGCCCCGCGCCACATGCCATTCTTGCTCGCCGCCGGACAGCGACACGCCGAGAGCCACCGCGATCGCGATCAGGGTCGCACTGACCACCGCGATCCAGCGGCCCATCATTCCGGATCCCCGCCCCCCAGATCGCGCAGCACCTTCGGATCGCGTAGCAGCTGATCGATATGGCTCGCCTCGTCGAAGCTTTCGTCGGCGAGGAATTTGAGCTTCGCGGCATATTTCATGCGGATGCGATGCGCGACCTCGCGCTGCAGATAGGCGGTGTTGGTGCGCAGCGCCTTGAGCACCGCCGCCTCATCCTTGCCGAGCAGCGGTTTCACAAACACCGTTGCGTGGCGGAGGTCAGGCGACATGCGCACCTCGGTCACGCTGACCGGATGCGTCGCCAGCACATCGTCGTGCACGTCGCCGCGCGCGAGGATTTCGCTCAGCACATGACGCACCTGCTCGCCCACGCGCAGCACGCGCACCGACGGGCCCTGGGGTTGTTCCTTATGCCGCATCTATCGATTCCTTCCGCGTCCCCGCACCGGCGGGGAACGCGGGGGTTTTCAATTACAGCGTCCGTTCGCGCAGCTCGACCTCGAAGACTTCGAGGTGGTCGCCCGGCTTGATGTCGTTGGTATCGGCCAGCACGACACCGCATTCCAGACCGGCGCGCACTTCGGCGACGTCGTCCTTGAAACGGCG encodes:
- a CDS encoding M28 family peptidase, with protein sequence MRFPSLLCAASLTAASLATAALASPPETADADTKAWWSITEELSSDAMEGRDTGSAGYDRAADVVARAFAAAGLKPAGNDGGWFQPVAMDEIAITRAALRVGGRPLTFLHDYRFTPTAAMPLQFTAPLAYRGYCDASVLGTVAGKIVICHATRRAGLPGDADREAAVKAAGGIGILSIADPGFTVEPPRWPAAYARQVKLAGAPADTDRFVRIVVNADALGTLTGKSGAEAADLIARGSRGEPLPAFDIADPLDARFETKARWISSSNVLGLLPGTDPARAGEAIVLSAHLDGYGYGEPIDGDNLYNGTLDDAAYVALLIRLAQQRQGKGYARPVLFAAFAGEEKGLLGGEYFVAHPTLPKAALAGNINLDQLRPIFPLDLLTVHALDDNSLGADARDVAAGLGVAVQRDPEPERNMLKRSEHWAFIKAGIPATGFVFGYRPGTKSEEIYRHWYKTGYHTPQDDPDQPIDWQAAGDFNRFFYALVDRVANKDSAPGWNAGSPLAPKP
- the pnp gene encoding polyribonucleotide nucleotidyltransferase is translated as MFDVKKVSIEWGGETLTLETGKVARQADGAVMATLGETVVLCAVTAAKSVKDGQDFFPLTVHYQEKYSAAGRIPGGFFKRERGATEKETLVSRLIDRPIRPLFPEGFYNEINAIAQVLSYDGHNEPDILAMVAASAALTISGVPFMGPIGAARVGYVDGEYILNPTDAQVAEGDLDLVVAATYDAVMMVESEANELSEEVMLGAVLFAHDACKEVVKAIVKLAEQAAKDPWEVAAGDDNAAIKDKLKKLIGKDIAAAYKLTDKSARSNALNEARAKAKAQFTEDGLSPQDVMAGIKLTKKLEAEIVRGAILKDGKRIDGRTTTQIRPIVAETHFLPRAHGSALFTRGETQTIATATLGTKESEQMVDGLNGLSYQNFMLHYNFPPYSVGEVGRFGAPGRREVGHGKLAWRALHPVLPTKDEFPYTIRLTSDITESNGSSSMASVCGGSLAMMDAGVPIKRPVSGIAMGLILEGKDYAILSDILGDEDHLGDMDFKVAGTSEGITTMQMDIKIAGITREIFEAALNQAKEGRAHILGEMNKALGETRSELSAHAPRIETMQIDKSKIRDVIGTGGKVIREIVATTGAKVDIDDEGLIKISSSDLDQIEAARKWISGIVEEAEVGKIYDGKVVNLVDFGAFVNFMGGKDGLVHVSEIKNERVEKVSDVLAEGQEVKVKVLEIDQRGKVRLSMRVVDQETGEELEDTRPAREPREPRGDRGPRRDGDRGDRGPRGGGGRDRGPRRDGGDRGDRGPRRERNDGPEDQGHVPDFLKD
- the rpsO gene encoding 30S ribosomal protein S15, with amino-acid sequence MSITAERKTEVINDNARKQGDTGSPEVQVAILTDRINNLTDHFKANHKDNHSRRGLLMMVNKRRSLLDYLKKKDEARYQALIAKLGLRK
- the truB gene encoding tRNA pseudouridine(55) synthase TruB; the protein is MNGWIILDKPVGLGSTQAVGAVKRVCREAGLGKVKVGHGGTLDPLASGVLPIALGEATKLCGRMLDASKIYDFTIAFGTETAGLDAEGEVVATSDIRPTLADVEAVLPRFTGPIEQVPPAYSAIKIDGERAYDRARKGEAVEMKARAVTVHSLRAGGDAGEGRLESITLTAHVSKGTYIRSLARDIAHAVGSVGHVTMLRRTKAGPFTLEQAISLDKLNAFGQGAAQSEIFLPLEVGLVDIPALNLSPEAAGAIRQGRVWTGGSTDDGLYWGRDSEMRPVALIEALAGTLKVVRGFNL
- a CDS encoding DUF6491 family protein, whose translation is MKQKLALSLAAMLLPLSAAAATEPAEAPRALGVESSITFPSDSTIRNWRADRERGIWIEGRSGEWFYGTFAGTCRNLDFAEAIGVDTRGVSRLDKFGTLIVRGQRCMLTSFVTSAPPPTKEEQKAAREAEKAAKN
- a CDS encoding GNAT family N-acetyltransferase; this translates as MRDRLYVELADGDLRLVKLAETHREALRAVCAADADIWPIYSSSFGPDHFDASFTALIGHDARMPYAIVDGDRLVGMTAYLRPDWSAETVEIGNSYIHPDARGTGFNGRVKRLMLDHAFGAGIRRIEFRIDERNKRSQAAVAKLGCTKEGVLRSERITWTGYVRDTGLWSLLAAEWRARS
- a CDS encoding thymidine kinase; this translates as MAKLYFYYASMNAGKSTTLLQADFNYRERGMETMLWTAALDDRYGAGQVTSRIGLMAEAHKFDPDSDLWEAANAENRQRPLACILVDEAQFLSREQVFQLARLADEANIPVLCYGLRTDFSAALFPGSAALLGIADALVELKAVCECGRKATMNLRVDENGRAVVEGAQTEIGGNDRYVAMCRRHFMAKRREAAKVLADA
- a CDS encoding WS/DGAT/MGAT family O-acyltransferase, which gives rise to MRLMPVSDAMFLVGESREMPMHIGGINLYTLPEGVDETEWLNEQLALLRQSEGLRRPFSEVLKLTPLGQYGPIRLEPDRDIDMHYHVRASALPKPGRYREMFELASRLHSGLLDRTRPLWEITLISGLPNRQIATFKKVHHALMDGAASIHFYNSMLSADPKERRAASPLSVEAYEAYKRQFPAPKKPPRPNLMDIKAIGDFLKEQWGNSVGVTKAMNQYLAAMFGLGGDGLVTPFAGVPRTSFNRNITGARRFVAQSWSLERVRAVGKAYDGTINDAVLGMCAGAMRKYLQSLNELPDKPLKAMAPVSIRPKDDIDSGNSVASVTANLATHIDDPATRMAMIQESMNSAKAQLRAMTAGQIQLYTAITSFPMMLTALTRTADKFPAYSVTISNVPGPREQMYWNGARLDGMYPASIPVDGMAMNITQVSNFKNIDFGITACRRSVPHAQRMIDYLEEALVELEQAAGIKMPKAK
- the rbfA gene encoding 30S ribosome-binding factor RbfA, which encodes MRHKEQPQGPSVRVLRVGEQVRHVLSEILARGDVHDDVLATHPVSVTEVRMSPDLRHATVFVKPLLGKDEAAVLKALRTNTAYLQREVAHRIRMKYAAKLKFLADESFDEASHIDQLLRDPKVLRDLGGGDPE